A stretch of Carya illinoinensis cultivar Pawnee chromosome 14, C.illinoinensisPawnee_v1, whole genome shotgun sequence DNA encodes these proteins:
- the LOC122294414 gene encoding disease resistance protein RPV1-like isoform X22 — MATQRPSSSTNSENTKKRKRDNSSCSEENETSSLPSSSTARWKHDVFLSFCGEDTRRSFTDHLYSYLKGKGILVFRDDESLERGTYISQELMQAIQESRYAIVIFSKNYAFSKWCLRELAEIVEWEEKKNLTIIPIFYHVDPSHVRKQRGTFAEAFAAHEKDPMVDIEESNTWRNAFTKVGYIKGEHINGDRYESTIIQQISEMILYNYTMPNILIHENQKIVGIDSRVGEILTLLHMESNDVRFLGIHGMGGVGKTTLAEIIYYRFYCQFKGSGFISCTRERSTTAPDLASLQKKLLSKIMQQEIHVWDHRDGLMLMSTRLRNKKVLIILDDVDCEKQLTALAGDHNWFGPGSRVIMTCRDSHLLERNKVNRYKVEPLHTTDALELFSLSAFDETHPPEDYKDLSMDFVNYAGGLPLALKVLGCFLFGRTIDFWKGARDNLKANPKPEIFDILKISFDGLEEPQKILFLDLACFSDRWIDFKKIYSADVIQVLIDKSLVSKDDVYFKERLTMHDLLKEMGRQIVRRECRQEPGRRSRLFHREDVVHVLNNDTGTDAIEGMALSCDSILGTNRTDITNAEAFSKMINLRLLYICAFGYIKGSGNPLEYMPSDKLQFLKWYGYPLKSWPRSFQPKNLIVLNMSDSCIEQLWTGSLVLPNLKELDLSSCVNLIEIPDLSGAPNLEIIKFVYCRSLCKVHPSIKVLKQLQESRMSHTRIKQLWKGLVVLPNLKELDLNSCENLIEIPDLSGAPNLEKINFSYCRSLCKQLWKGLVVLPNLKELNLNFCENLIEIPYLSGAPNLEKIEFSDCRSLCKQLWKGLDNLKELDLNSCENLIEISDLSEAPNLEIIDFSYCRNLCKVHPSIKVLKQLQELIMSHTRIKQLWKGLVGLDNLKKLDLRFSKNLIEIPNLSGAPNIEEIDFSYCRSLCKVHPSIKVLKQLQKLRMSGTRIKQLWKGLVVLPNLKELDLRFSKNLIKIPNLSGAPNLEKIDFSGCRSLCKFYPSIKVLQRQQELRMSGTRIKQLWKGLVGLDNLKYLNLSGCKNLIEIPYLSGAPNLEIINFSDCRSLCKVHPSIKKLKRLEELNMSGTRIKQLWKGSMVLPNLKVLDLSYCENLIEIPNLSGVPNLMKINFLGCRSLCKFCPSIKVPERLKILGLNKCLTRLLILDKFCLPSSFMSFSGLRELYLGGCNNISIFPSVICSLASLESLHLVGWSRLEKFPDLSRLECLKEFEAYGTAITQMPPVNLIPKNIRSLKIQRRKRMPRKSRDHLAMFINDCFLPKQSSYPTNHDIGSPVEYDMEEMQIYFGIAPFIEGWSLGSRIPEWVHNKSIGSSLQIELDGNTTSVIDCAIFIVFDCHQFHSPEATSIPRLFKETSHVTCSFCCERDDGSLEHFDSGFSLSLVEPSVCWAYARTPLKSNSSDNQSFIKISIKEISSQTPVEVKEWGLHLVCPDDTGLGLGSDLDFYRQFYSAWKCGMTRNED; from the exons ATGGCCACTCAAAGACCCTCTTCATCTACTAATTCCGAGAatactaagaaaagaaaaagagacaaTTCATCTTGTTCGGAAGAAAATGAAACCTCTTCCTTACCTTCTTCCTCGACGGCTCGATGGAAACATGATGTTTTCCTTAGTTTCTGTGGCGAAGACACTCGCAGAAGTTTTACGGATCATCTATATTCCTATTTAAAAGGGAAAGGTATTCTCGTCTTTAGGGATGACGAATCACTCGAGCGAGGAACATACATTTCTCAAGAGCTTATGCAAGCAATTCAAGAATCCCGATACGCCattgtcattttttcaaaaaattatgctttttcGAAATGGTGCCTCAGGGAACTTGCCGAGATCGTTGAATGGGAGGAAAAGAAGAATCTCACAATTATTCCTATTTTCTACCATGTGGATCCTTCCCATGTAAGAAAACAAAGAGGGACTTTTGCAGAAGCTTTCGCCGCACATGAAAAAGATCCCATGGTAGACATCGAAGAGAGTAATACTTGGAGAAATGCTTTCACAAAAGTCGGTTATATTAAGGGAGAGCACATAAATGGGGACAG GTACGAGTCAACAATTATACAACAAATCAGTGAAATGATACTCTACAATTATACAATGCCAAATATTCTAATTCATGAAAACCAGAAAATTGTTGGAATAGACTCCCGTGTAGGGGAAATTTTGACCTTATTGCATATGGAATCGAATGACGTTCGCTTCTTAGGAATTCATGGGATGGGTGGCGTTGGTAAAACAACGCTGGcggaaataatttattatagatTTTATTGTCAATTCAAAGGAAGCGGCTTTATTTCTTGTACTAGAGAAAGATCTACTACTGCTCCTGATCTAGCttctttacaaaaaaaactTCTTTCTAAGATCATGCAACAAGAAATACATGTATGGGATCATCGCGATGGACTCATGTTGATGAGCACCAGGTTGCGGAATAAAAAGGTTCTTATcattcttgatgatgtggattGTGAAAAGCAACTGACGGCATTAGCAGGGGATCATAATTGGTTTGGTCCAGGGAGTAGGGTAATTATGACATGCAGAGATAGTCATCTGTTGGAAAGAAATAAAGTGAATAGATATAAGGTTGAGCCGCTTCATACCACCGATGCTTTGGAGCTCTTTAGTTTGTCAGCCTTCGACGAAACCCATCCTCCAGAGGATTACAAGGATCTATCTATGGATTTTGTGAATTATGCTGGAGGCCTTCCTTTAGCTCTTAAAGTTTTGGGTTGCTTCTTATTTGGGAGAACAATAGATTTCTGGAAAGGTGCTAGGGATAACTTGAAAGCGAATCCTAAACCTGAAATTTTTGATATTcttaaaataagttttgatGGGCTGGAGGAACCgcagaaaatattgtttttggatcTGGCATGTTTTTCTGATCGATGGatagattttaagaaaatatattcgGCCGACGTCATTCAGGTTCTCATCGATAAGTCACTCGTAAGCAAAGATGACGTATACTTTAAAGAAAGGTTGACCATGCATGATTTGCTAAAAGAAATGGGTCGGCAAATAGTTCGCCGCGAATGTCGTCAAGAACCTGGACGACGTAGTAGGCTGTTTCATCGTGAAGATGTCGTTCACGTACTGAATAATGATACT GGAACTGATGCAATTGAAGGCATGGCCCTCAGTTGTGATAGTATTCTTGGAACAAATCGTACCGATATAACTAATGCCGAAGCATTCTCAAAGATGATAAATTTGAGATTACTTTATATCTGTGCTTTTGGATATATAAAAGGGTCTGGAAATCCTTTAGAATACATGCCAAGCGATAAGTTGCAGTTCCTAAAATGGTATGGATATCCTTTGAAATCCTGGCCGCGGAGTTTCCAACCAAAAAATCttattgtattaaatatgtCTGATAGCTGCATCGAACAACTATGGACGGGGTCGTTG GTTTTACCCAATTTGAAGGAATTAGATCTGAGTTCTTGTGTGAACTTGATTGAAATACCAGATTTGAGTGGAGCTCCAAATctcgagataataaaatttgtatattGTAGAAGCTTGTGTAAGGTCCACCCATCCATCAAAGTGCTCAAACAACTACAAGAATCAAGAATGTCTcacacccgaatcaaacaactaTGGAAGGGGTTGGTT GTTTTACCCAATTTGAAGGAATTAGATCTGAATTCTTGTGAGAACTTGATTGAAATACCAGATTTGAGTGGAGCTCCAAATCtcgagaaaataaatttttcatattgtAGAAGCTTGTGTAAACAACTATGGAAGGGGTTGGTG GTTTTACCCAATTTGAAGGAATTAAATCTGAATTTTTGTGAGAACTTGATTGAAATACCATATTTGAGTGGAGCTCCAAATCTCGAGAAAATAGAGTTTTCAGATTGTAGAAGCTTGTGTAAACAACTATGGAAG GGTTTAGACAATTTGAAGGAATTAGATCTGAATTCTTGTGAGAACTTGATTGAAATATCAGATTTGAGTGAAGCTCCAAATCTCGAGATAATAGACTTTTCATATTGTAGAAACTTGTGTAAGGTCCACCCATCCATCAAAGTGCTCAAACAACTACAAGAATTAATAATGTCTcacacccgaatcaaacaactaTGGAAGGGGTTGGTG GGTTTAGacaatttgaagaaattagattTGAGGTTTTCTAAGAACTTGATTGAAATACCAAATTTGAGTGGAGCCCCAAATATTGAGGAAATAGACTTTTCATATTGTAGAAGCTTGTGTAAGGTCCACCCATCCATCAAAGTGCTCAaacaactacaaaaattaagaatgtctggcacccgaatcaaacaactaTGGAAGGGGTTGGTG GTTTTACCCAATTTGAAGGAATTAGATCTGAGGTTTTCTAAGAACTTGATTAAAATACCAAATTTGAGTGGAGCCCCAAATCTCGAGAAAATAGATTTTTCAGGTTGTAGAAGCTTGTGTAAGTTCTACCCATCCATCAAAGTGCTCCAACGACAACAAGAATTAAGAATGTCtggcacccgaatcaaacaactaTGGAAGGGGTTGGTG GGTTTAGACAATTTGAAGTACTTAAATCTGAGTGGCTGTAAGAACTTGATTGAAATACCATATTTGAGTGGAGCCCCAAATCTTGAGATAATAAACTTTTCAGATTGTAGAAGCTTGTGTAAGGTCCACCCATCCATCAAAAAGCTCAAACGACTAGAAGAATTAAATATGTCtggcacccgaatcaaacaactaTGGAAGGGATCGATG GTTTTACCCAATTTGAAGGTATTAGATCTGAGTTATTGTGAGAACTTGATTGAAATACCAAATTTGAGTGGAGTCCCAAAtctcatgaaaataaattttttaggttGTAGAAGCTTGTGTAAGTTCTGCCCATCCATCAAAGTGCCCGAACGACTAAAAATTTTGGGTTTAAACAAATGTCTTACAAGACTACTAATTCTAGACAAGTTCTGCTTACCATCATCGTTTATGAGTTTCTCAGGCCTTCGCGAATTATATTTAGGAGGTTGCaataacatttcaatttttccGAGTGTTATTTGTAGTTTGGCATCTCTTGAAAGTCTCCATTTGGTTGGTTGGTCAAGACTAGAAAAATTTCCAGACCTGAGTAGGTTGGAATGCTTAAAGGAATTTGAGGCATACGGAACTGCTATAACACAAATGCCACCTGTCAATCTAATCCCCAAGAACATCCGTTCCTTAAAGATCCAAAGACGAAAGAGGATGCCACGTAAATCAAGAGATCATTTAGCCATGTTCATTAATGACTGTTTTTTGCCGAAACAAAGCTCATATCCCACCAATCATGATATTGGATCACCTGTGGAATATGACATGGAAGAAATGCAAATTTATTTCGGCATTGCG CCGTTTATAGAAGGGTGGTCGTTGGGATCTAGAATCCCGGAGTGGGTCCACAATAAAAGTATTGGCTCCTCTTTACAGATAGAGTTGGATGGTAATACGACGTCGGTGATAGATTGTGCCATCTTTATAGTTTTTGATTGTCATCAATTCCATTCCCCTGAAGCTACTTCAATTCCTCGGCTATTCAAGGAAACTTCACATGTGACTTGTAGCTTTTGTTGTGAGAGAGATGATGGTTCTTTAGAACATTTTGATTCCGGATTCAGTCTCTCTCTCGTTGAGCCAAGTGTATGCTGGGCATATGCACGTACTCCTCTGAAATCGAATAGTTCGGATAATCAGAGCTTCATTAAGATTTCAATTAAAGAGATTTCTTCTCAAACTCCTGTAGAAGTGAAAGAATGGGGGTTACATTTAGTATGTCCGGACGATACTGGTCTTGGTTTGGGATCAGATTTAGATTTCTATCGTCAATTTTATTCAGCATGGAAATGCGGTATGACGAGAAATGAAGATTAG
- the LOC122294414 gene encoding disease resistance protein TAO1-like isoform X8, translated as MATQRPSSSTNSENTKKRKRDNSSCSEENETSSLPSSSTARWKHDVFLSFCGEDTRRSFTDHLYSYLKGKGILVFRDDESLERGTYISQELMQAIQESRYAIVIFSKNYAFSKWCLRELAEIVEWEEKKNLTIIPIFYHVDPSHVRKQRGTFAEAFAAHEKDPMVDIEESNTWRNAFTKVGYIKGEHINGDRYESTIIQQISEMILYNYTMPNILIHENQKIVGIDSRVGEILTLLHMESNDVRFLGIHGMGGVGKTTLAEIIYYRFYCQFKGSGFISCTRERSTTAPDLASLQKKLLSKIMQQEIHVWDHRDGLMLMSTRLRNKKVLIILDDVDCEKQLTALAGDHNWFGPGSRVIMTCRDSHLLERNKVNRYKVEPLHTTDALELFSLSAFDETHPPEDYKDLSMDFVNYAGGLPLALKVLGCFLFGRTIDFWKGARDNLKANPKPEIFDILKISFDGLEEPQKILFLDLACFSDRWIDFKKIYSADVIQVLIDKSLVSKDDVYFKERLTMHDLLKEMGRQIVRRECRQEPGRRSRLFHREDVVHVLNNDTGTDAIEGMALSCDSILGTNRTDITNAEAFSKMINLRLLYICAFGYIKGSGNPLEYMPSDKLQFLKWYGYPLKSWPRSFQPKNLIVLNMSDSCIEQLWTGSLVLPNLKELDLSSCVNLIEIPDLSGAPNLEIIKFVYCRSLCKVHPSIKVLKQLQESRMSHTRIKQLWKGLVVLPNLKELDLNSCENLIEIPDLSGAPNLEKINFSYCRSLCKQLWKGLVVLPNLKQLYLNFCENLIEIPDLSGAPNIEEIDFSYCRSLCKVHPSIKVLKQLQKLKMSCTRIKQLWKGLVVLPNLKQLYVDFCENLIEIPDLSGAPNLEIIEFLYCRSLCKVHPSIKVLKQLQELRMSYTQIKQLWKGLVVLPNLKELDLNSCENLIEIPDLSGAPNLEKINFSGCISLCKQLWKGLVVLPNLKELNLNFCENLIEIPYLSGAPNLEKIEFSDCRSLCKQLWKGLDNLKELDLNSCENLIEISDLSEAPNLEIIDFSYCRNLCKVHPSIKVLKQLQELIMSHTRIKQLWKGLVGLDNLKKLDLRFSKNLIEIPNLSGAPNIEEIDFSYCRSLCKVHPSIKVLKQLQKLRMSGTRIKQLWKGLVVLPNLKELDLRFSKNLIKIPNLSGAPNLEKIDFSGCRSLCKFYPSIKVLQRQQELRMSGTRIKQLWKGLVGLDNLKYLNLSGCKNLIEIPYLSGAPNLEIINFSDCRSLCKVHPSIKKLKRLEELNMSGTRIKQLWKGSMVLPNLKVLDLSYCENLIEIPNLSGVPNLMKINFLGCRSLCKFCPSIKVPERLKILGLNKCLTRLLILDKFCLPSSFMSFSGLRELYLGGCNNISIFPSVICSLASLESLHLVGWSRLEKFPDLSRLECLKEFEAYGTAITQMPPVNLIPKNIRSLKIQRRKRMPRKSRDHLAMFINDCFLPKQSSYPTNHDIGSPVEYDMEEMQIYFGIAPFIEGWSLGSRIPEWVHNKSIGSSLQIELDGNTTSVIDCAIFIVFDCHQFHSPEATSIPRLFKETSHVTCSFCCERDDGSLEHFDSGFSLSLVEPSVCWAYARTPLKSNSSDNQSFIKISIKEISSQTPVEVKEWGLHLVCPDDTGLGLGSDLDFYRQFYSAWKCGMTRNED; from the exons ATGGCCACTCAAAGACCCTCTTCATCTACTAATTCCGAGAatactaagaaaagaaaaagagacaaTTCATCTTGTTCGGAAGAAAATGAAACCTCTTCCTTACCTTCTTCCTCGACGGCTCGATGGAAACATGATGTTTTCCTTAGTTTCTGTGGCGAAGACACTCGCAGAAGTTTTACGGATCATCTATATTCCTATTTAAAAGGGAAAGGTATTCTCGTCTTTAGGGATGACGAATCACTCGAGCGAGGAACATACATTTCTCAAGAGCTTATGCAAGCAATTCAAGAATCCCGATACGCCattgtcattttttcaaaaaattatgctttttcGAAATGGTGCCTCAGGGAACTTGCCGAGATCGTTGAATGGGAGGAAAAGAAGAATCTCACAATTATTCCTATTTTCTACCATGTGGATCCTTCCCATGTAAGAAAACAAAGAGGGACTTTTGCAGAAGCTTTCGCCGCACATGAAAAAGATCCCATGGTAGACATCGAAGAGAGTAATACTTGGAGAAATGCTTTCACAAAAGTCGGTTATATTAAGGGAGAGCACATAAATGGGGACAG GTACGAGTCAACAATTATACAACAAATCAGTGAAATGATACTCTACAATTATACAATGCCAAATATTCTAATTCATGAAAACCAGAAAATTGTTGGAATAGACTCCCGTGTAGGGGAAATTTTGACCTTATTGCATATGGAATCGAATGACGTTCGCTTCTTAGGAATTCATGGGATGGGTGGCGTTGGTAAAACAACGCTGGcggaaataatttattatagatTTTATTGTCAATTCAAAGGAAGCGGCTTTATTTCTTGTACTAGAGAAAGATCTACTACTGCTCCTGATCTAGCttctttacaaaaaaaactTCTTTCTAAGATCATGCAACAAGAAATACATGTATGGGATCATCGCGATGGACTCATGTTGATGAGCACCAGGTTGCGGAATAAAAAGGTTCTTATcattcttgatgatgtggattGTGAAAAGCAACTGACGGCATTAGCAGGGGATCATAATTGGTTTGGTCCAGGGAGTAGGGTAATTATGACATGCAGAGATAGTCATCTGTTGGAAAGAAATAAAGTGAATAGATATAAGGTTGAGCCGCTTCATACCACCGATGCTTTGGAGCTCTTTAGTTTGTCAGCCTTCGACGAAACCCATCCTCCAGAGGATTACAAGGATCTATCTATGGATTTTGTGAATTATGCTGGAGGCCTTCCTTTAGCTCTTAAAGTTTTGGGTTGCTTCTTATTTGGGAGAACAATAGATTTCTGGAAAGGTGCTAGGGATAACTTGAAAGCGAATCCTAAACCTGAAATTTTTGATATTcttaaaataagttttgatGGGCTGGAGGAACCgcagaaaatattgtttttggatcTGGCATGTTTTTCTGATCGATGGatagattttaagaaaatatattcgGCCGACGTCATTCAGGTTCTCATCGATAAGTCACTCGTAAGCAAAGATGACGTATACTTTAAAGAAAGGTTGACCATGCATGATTTGCTAAAAGAAATGGGTCGGCAAATAGTTCGCCGCGAATGTCGTCAAGAACCTGGACGACGTAGTAGGCTGTTTCATCGTGAAGATGTCGTTCACGTACTGAATAATGATACT GGAACTGATGCAATTGAAGGCATGGCCCTCAGTTGTGATAGTATTCTTGGAACAAATCGTACCGATATAACTAATGCCGAAGCATTCTCAAAGATGATAAATTTGAGATTACTTTATATCTGTGCTTTTGGATATATAAAAGGGTCTGGAAATCCTTTAGAATACATGCCAAGCGATAAGTTGCAGTTCCTAAAATGGTATGGATATCCTTTGAAATCCTGGCCGCGGAGTTTCCAACCAAAAAATCttattgtattaaatatgtCTGATAGCTGCATCGAACAACTATGGACGGGGTCGTTG GTTTTACCCAATTTGAAGGAATTAGATCTGAGTTCTTGTGTGAACTTGATTGAAATACCAGATTTGAGTGGAGCTCCAAATctcgagataataaaatttgtatattGTAGAAGCTTGTGTAAGGTCCACCCATCCATCAAAGTGCTCAAACAACTACAAGAATCAAGAATGTCTcacacccgaatcaaacaactaTGGAAGGGGTTGGTT GTTTTACCCAATTTGAAGGAATTAGATCTGAATTCTTGTGAGAACTTGATTGAAATACCAGATTTGAGTGGAGCTCCAAATCtcgagaaaataaatttttcatattgtAGAAGCTTGTGTAAACAACTATGGAAGGGGTTGGTG GTTTTACCCAATTTGAAGCAATTATATCTGAATTTTTGTGAGAACTTGATTGAAATACCAGATTTGAGTGGAGCCCCAAATATTGAGGAAATAGACTTTTCATATTGTAGAAGCTTGTGTAAGGTCCACCCATCTATCAAAGTGCTCAaacaactacaaaaattaaaaatgtcttgcacccgaatcaaacaactaTGGAAGGGGTTGGTG GTTTTACCCAATTTGAAACAATTATATGTGGATTTTTGTGAGAACTTGATTGAAATACCAGATTTGAGTGGAGCTCCAAATCTCGagataatagaatttttatattgtaGAAGCTTGTGTAAGGTCCACCCATCCATCAAAGTGCTCAAACAACTACAAGAATTAAGAATGTCTTACACCCAAATCAAACAACTATGGAAGGGGTTGGTG GTTTTACCCAATTTGAAGGAATTAGATCTGAATTCTTGTGAGAACTTGATTGAAATACCAGATTTGAGTGGAGCTCCAAATCtcgagaaaataaatttttcaggTTGTATAAGCTTGTGTAAACAACTATGGAAGGGGTTGGTG GTTTTACCCAATTTGAAGGAATTAAATCTGAATTTTTGTGAGAACTTGATTGAAATACCATATTTGAGTGGAGCTCCAAATCTCGAGAAAATAGAGTTTTCAGATTGTAGAAGCTTGTGTAAACAACTATGGAAG GGTTTAGACAATTTGAAGGAATTAGATCTGAATTCTTGTGAGAACTTGATTGAAATATCAGATTTGAGTGAAGCTCCAAATCTCGAGATAATAGACTTTTCATATTGTAGAAACTTGTGTAAGGTCCACCCATCCATCAAAGTGCTCAAACAACTACAAGAATTAATAATGTCTcacacccgaatcaaacaactaTGGAAGGGGTTGGTG GGTTTAGacaatttgaagaaattagattTGAGGTTTTCTAAGAACTTGATTGAAATACCAAATTTGAGTGGAGCCCCAAATATTGAGGAAATAGACTTTTCATATTGTAGAAGCTTGTGTAAGGTCCACCCATCCATCAAAGTGCTCAaacaactacaaaaattaagaatgtctggcacccgaatcaaacaactaTGGAAGGGGTTGGTG GTTTTACCCAATTTGAAGGAATTAGATCTGAGGTTTTCTAAGAACTTGATTAAAATACCAAATTTGAGTGGAGCCCCAAATCTCGAGAAAATAGATTTTTCAGGTTGTAGAAGCTTGTGTAAGTTCTACCCATCCATCAAAGTGCTCCAACGACAACAAGAATTAAGAATGTCtggcacccgaatcaaacaactaTGGAAGGGGTTGGTG GGTTTAGACAATTTGAAGTACTTAAATCTGAGTGGCTGTAAGAACTTGATTGAAATACCATATTTGAGTGGAGCCCCAAATCTTGAGATAATAAACTTTTCAGATTGTAGAAGCTTGTGTAAGGTCCACCCATCCATCAAAAAGCTCAAACGACTAGAAGAATTAAATATGTCtggcacccgaatcaaacaactaTGGAAGGGATCGATG GTTTTACCCAATTTGAAGGTATTAGATCTGAGTTATTGTGAGAACTTGATTGAAATACCAAATTTGAGTGGAGTCCCAAAtctcatgaaaataaattttttaggttGTAGAAGCTTGTGTAAGTTCTGCCCATCCATCAAAGTGCCCGAACGACTAAAAATTTTGGGTTTAAACAAATGTCTTACAAGACTACTAATTCTAGACAAGTTCTGCTTACCATCATCGTTTATGAGTTTCTCAGGCCTTCGCGAATTATATTTAGGAGGTTGCaataacatttcaatttttccGAGTGTTATTTGTAGTTTGGCATCTCTTGAAAGTCTCCATTTGGTTGGTTGGTCAAGACTAGAAAAATTTCCAGACCTGAGTAGGTTGGAATGCTTAAAGGAATTTGAGGCATACGGAACTGCTATAACACAAATGCCACCTGTCAATCTAATCCCCAAGAACATCCGTTCCTTAAAGATCCAAAGACGAAAGAGGATGCCACGTAAATCAAGAGATCATTTAGCCATGTTCATTAATGACTGTTTTTTGCCGAAACAAAGCTCATATCCCACCAATCATGATATTGGATCACCTGTGGAATATGACATGGAAGAAATGCAAATTTATTTCGGCATTGCG CCGTTTATAGAAGGGTGGTCGTTGGGATCTAGAATCCCGGAGTGGGTCCACAATAAAAGTATTGGCTCCTCTTTACAGATAGAGTTGGATGGTAATACGACGTCGGTGATAGATTGTGCCATCTTTATAGTTTTTGATTGTCATCAATTCCATTCCCCTGAAGCTACTTCAATTCCTCGGCTATTCAAGGAAACTTCACATGTGACTTGTAGCTTTTGTTGTGAGAGAGATGATGGTTCTTTAGAACATTTTGATTCCGGATTCAGTCTCTCTCTCGTTGAGCCAAGTGTATGCTGGGCATATGCACGTACTCCTCTGAAATCGAATAGTTCGGATAATCAGAGCTTCATTAAGATTTCAATTAAAGAGATTTCTTCTCAAACTCCTGTAGAAGTGAAAGAATGGGGGTTACATTTAGTATGTCCGGACGATACTGGTCTTGGTTTGGGATCAGATTTAGATTTCTATCGTCAATTTTATTCAGCATGGAAATGCGGTATGACGAGAAATGAAGATTAG